The following is a genomic window from Miscanthus floridulus cultivar M001 chromosome 14, ASM1932011v1, whole genome shotgun sequence.
gaaggtggtggcgctgtccacgtgcGAGGAAGAGTACGTGCGGCGTGCCAAGCTATGTGGCTACGACGACTGCTggacgagctgaccggtgtggaagctcacccaccagcactgatggtggataacctatccgccatcgccctcgcgaagaatctatatctccacgaccggagcaagcacatcgacgtcaagttccacttcattagggactgtgtcgatggagggcagatcgtcatcgagttcgtcgaaactgatcggcaactcgcggacgtcctcaccaagccgctcggccgtcgtcggttcacggagctgaagaagatgatcggcatggtagaggttctagggttagcagcaggattaggggaagaattataAAGTAATCTGCTGTCCTTCCTCTGTACGCGCGGCAGGGCAGGCgtcgaaagggctcccctgctgctgcactatagccgctgcaggggcaggcgccgaaaggctcccctggcgcactgtagccacagcaggggcgggCGCCAAAGTCAGTCATGCTGtcgcatctagtcactgtagcagcatagcTGTTATGACCGGCGTCACATATACCAGGTGGAGGCCATTAGTGGCTGAGCTTGTGCGCCGGCATTAGGGGGCTAACAACCCATATTATCTATTATTTAGCCTATTTATTAGATATATCCCTTATTTATGAGAGCTATATATATGGCTTGTAAGACATTTGGATAATTAAGCAGAAACAatctattgtttccggcttcccctGGGAACCGggagttcctaaccctagccgctgTTACTGTAGCTATGCGAGGGTTAGGGCTACAGCCGCAGCTGCCCATCCTCCACCACGGCGTCCAGCCGCCGACAGCGAGGTTCCCAGCCTGCTCCACCTCCCTCTCACCCCTACAGACTCCGTGATCTACGCGGTAGGATCCGTAATCCTATCAATAGCagtctgacatgtctgtgtactaggattagatgggtagagttgtatatatagtttctcACGGCAACTCaggtaaagagagcgagttcaattTTGCCAtatcctctgcagagctccggccaacactaatgcttgtgctgtgtgtgtgcgcgctctgttctctctcccttcttctagctccagccgTAGTGTGTGGTTGGGAACGAcagtgagcggtcggctcacccatGCGGGAGATCTTGGACCAACAGATACTGGCCTTTAGATGGATCTGATGACCTAAACAAAACTTACAACGAGGGTTTTATATTTGAGTAAGCAGCAGGTGTGATTGGCTTTATTTACCAACTTAAGAGGACAAGTTTCTTGCTGCTGGGGTTGTGTCATTCTGTCATATGATATTTGTGGGACTAATCAGCTTGATGCATCAAGCAATGCCAGTAATGCTTGCAATAAATAAACTTTTGCAAGATAACTGAAGCAATATCCTAGTACAGACATAATTATAGGTTCTTGAAGACAAGACTGAGTTCTGAAGCATCTTTTTGGGATCTTTGTGGCAGTGGAATCCTGCTTGCCTTTGAACTACTGTGCTGGCATTATTTTCTGTCGCAGATTTCTTTTTGTTTTATGTGTTACCAGTTTGGAAATATACAAGGTTCAATACATCACTACTAGTTCTGGATGTGACCAAGTTAGAAATGCAACATATGAGAGGGACTACATCCACTTCACGGGCCAAATGACCTATTTCAGAGCTTCATGCATTCCTGCATGATGTCCAATGCAGTTATCTCAGTGATCACAGAGGGTCTCCCGATTGCGGCACTGACAACATGAGGGTTGTGGCCCTGGTTTTTCTGTATGTCATTCTCAGGGATGCTTAGTTTATGTTGATAGCAATGTCTAGCCGAGTGATGTCCTGTCAATCTAGGATCATGACAGTGAGAAGTGGATGTGGATCTTCAAGCAAAGCATGGTCAATAAGCCAAATCTATTTGGATCAAGAATGTTAGGAAGGGGATGGGACTACTATACAACTGCATTTCATCTAGACAGTGATTTGATTTTCTTCTAAGATTGGTTTCAGAAAAGACCGGTGTCCTATCATATGAACACAGGGATGTGTATGTTATCTACACTCTAGAAGTGCTCTGTTTTGAGTTTCAAGAAACAGATAATGTGTATCGCAACTTTTTACCATATGTTCCATCATACGCAGGGGCATTACCATCATCTACTCTCAACTAGAAATGCTTCACAGCCTAAAAGCCTATCTCATATATTTACTGTGTTGGAAGGGTACAAGTCTCAGAAGTTACTAGTAATTCTGGATGTAAGGAATTAGAAAGCAGGCTACTTGTTAAGAGTCTTAAGTTTTCTTGTTTATCTCCCTTTGTTTTTCAGTGCTGTATGATTCCTATTTTAGTAACTATTCTGAGCGCACTTGAAACAATTAGTAGGACTAATCTTGTTACTATATTTGTGGCAATGCAATATATGATTTTATTATGATGTAGAGGCATTTCTGGTTGCTAACCGCAAATCTTGGTCAAATTACTTAGCTGTTTGAAATGACATTGATGgatttagatggttcaaattacTTAGCTAGTTCTGGATGTGACCAAGTTAGAAATGCAGTACATGTAGAGGGAACAGTGAATTATCTGGTGGTTTTGCAATGAGTGGACCATGGGAGCATAATTCTGTGCACTATGATAATCAGCTGATTCATGCCAGCATTTTGGCTTTAGCAAATAGCATTGGCCAAGAGAGGATTACTGGCATTTGAAAGTGTGGTTACTTCTGGGGATCTTATTGAGGAGGCCACTTGTATGGCTTTCGCTAATTAACCATTGACTGGTGTGATGACATCTGAAGGATCAAGTTTTTGTGATCAGCTGGCTGTATCAAGCAGTAATGTCTTTAAGGATGTGTGGTGAAGCTATCGAGTTTGAGTGAACTACCAGCTGCATCAGGCAGTAATATCACTAAGGGTGTGTGGTGCAGCTATCGAGTTCGAGTGAACTGTCTGGTTAAGGATCAGCTGTGTGAGCAtaactgaattctttgtgctaaCACAGTGGATGAATGACCCTCTTTTGTCTTAGGAAACAATAGTGGAAATTGTGGAGACCATGTAACACCAACGTTTTGAAGAGTGTTTACTATAGGGATCTTGCTGAAGGAACCTATGTATTTGACCTGTTATTAATCGATTAAAAAAAGATTGTGTTGAAGCTGAGAATAGAGGTATCCTATTTTATCTCAGACCTCCTTGCTGCTTTTGTTATGTTCAGCGTCATGAAACAAGTTCCCATGATGCCTGCATTTTGTTTTCCAAGAGCTTCTGGTCGCCTCTGAATAATGACGGCAATATCTCTCTTGATGCGAAATTTCTGCCAGCACCGATTGAATTTCCTCTTTGTTAGTAGACACACCTGGAAACAAGCTAAAAGTTTCTCCCATTTGTCGCTTCGCTGAACAGTCAGActgaaaagtactgttcgttggctgataaggcaggttgataagttcaagtgaacaggaatcgagaagaaaaaaaaattgtttatgTTGCTTGGTTGTTTCCCACCTCCACATCTGTATCTAGCTAGATTGGAACTCTCAGTTGAGGACGCCCTTAGGTAGGTAAGGGGAAACGAATATGATATGAATGTCATTATTTACCATATATTTTGTCGAATAGAGATACTGATACGAGTATCCCAAACATTAATGCAAAACGGATAGCTTAGATATGGATTCGCATTGAGATATCCATTTAGCTCTGTTGTCTACAAATATCCAACCAATTTAGGAAACAAATTAATGAGATATCGAAATATAATAAGTATACTAATTCTATCATACTAATTATAATGTTAACTATATATCAACAATCATATTAACTATATGAATTATGAATCAATAGTTATATTAATTATGTGTCATTACTAGTATTTAAGATAAAACACGGGTTACTAGTTACCCATGGACACAACCGTTAAATACTTGTTTTAAGGTTGACCGCTAACTATTTAAAACTACATTATATATCGTTTGTCATAACAACTGAAGTTAACGTAATTAGCCAGATTAAATTAATATCATTAATcataaaaataattattttttatatatcttTATTAATGAATTAATATTATTAGTCATTATTTCCAAATAGTTGTAATGTTACATATTATATATCATTGGTCATATTAACTAAAATTAGCATAATCACTCATATTAAATTAATATAATAACTAGTTATATAAAAATTAATTAAAGTTTAATTTATATATAATTAATATTACTACTCATTACATTAAATAATTTGAATGGTACATATTACTTTGACTACAAAATCAATATTATTAGTCATTAGTTTTGgaatagtttttagatagttccACTTAGTAGCATATCTTCACGGATAGATGTTGTCGGATATTTTCGAATACGGATTAAAATTGGATAGAGAAAAGCAACACAAAGGAAATTCAGATACATCCATTTAGCATCTATATTAAAAACGAATACAAATACAAGTATCTATATTATAAGTTTTAGTGAATACGATTTGAGTAATTCGGATATCCATGCATGCATTTTCATACCTACCTTAAGGCTAGTCTTAGCGTGAGTTTCATGAATATTAAATAAACTGACATTGCATAGTTTAAACGAAGAGATATGATTGGGCTTCTAGCAACTTAGGCAAGCACAAATTCTTCTTATGGTTGCTACTTAGAGACAGACACCAGAAAATCTGCTGAGGAGAAAAAATAGATGTCTAGAAGACTACAGTTGTGTCCTATGTACCACTGATCAAGAAGAAATATGCTTCCATCTCTTTTTTGAATGCCAATTCAGTCAAGCTTGCTGGAACTGGAACTCGATCTCTATCAACTGGAACCTGAACTCTCAGCCACTAGATATGGTCATAGAAGCCGGAGAGGTTTTTGGGAGTAGTATCTTCAAAGAGATCTTCATTATTGCCTGTTTAGAGCATCTGACTAGTCTGAAATTGAGTTATATTTGACAATGAACCTGCATGGAAGAGGTATTTCAAGGCTGAACTTGGCTATGTGTGTATCAAAGCCAAGCCTAGGATACGAAACCAACTCAAATTGTGGAGAGATAGCCATACATGACGTACTTGCTTCTTCTTTTTTGGGCCTAGATGCCTTGTATCTTTTTCGTCTTGTACATACCATTCTTTTATTTAattgaaaaaggaaaaaatataggTAGGGAACTCCCCTTCCTGTTCGATCaaaaataaaaatttcatgtGATGAAACACGTTTCATAAAGATAAAATTTGTTTATTTAAAAATTGTATTTATGAAACCTATTTCATGAGAGTTTCAACACGTGATAAACCCAGCGCTAAATCTATTTCTCGCTCGAACAATTCTCGACGTTGTGTCACTCGATTTGTGTGCCGTCAGATGTAGCATCCGAACGGAGGCGATGGCCTGCTGTGGGGACCAGGGTGGTGTGGTGCAAGTGAGGGCGTGTTTAGTTAGGTGAAAGTCGGAAATTTGGCTATTGtaacactttcatttttatttgataaatagtatttaatcatggactaattaggttcaaaacgttcgtctcgcaattttcaaccaaactgtataattagttttttttcgtctacatttaatgctccatatataTATCGCAATATTCGATGTGACGACTACTGTAATACTTTCTTTGAATTTGGGGTGGAAACCTAAACACGCGCTGAGATGGTGTGCGCCTGCTGTGGGGACCAGGGGGCTGCGTGGCTGTGTTTGTgctgtactccctccgtctcattGAGTTTGTCGCTCGGGAAGCGGGATTGTGAGGGGGGCACGGTTTTCCAacgacaaactcaatgggacggagggagtacgtaggtGGTCAGGTGCATGCAGAAGCATGTGACCCGTTCTGTCAATCATCTCGCCCCTATAATCAGGTGCTGTTTAGTttctcaaaattttacaaaattttttcaagatttctcgtcacatcgaatctttggacgtatgcatgaagtattaaatataaataaaaaataaaactaattacacagtttagacgaaattcacgagacgaatcttttaagcctaattagactatgattggacactaattgccaaataacaacgaaagtgctacagtactatttaaaaaaaatcaccaaCTAAACAAAGCCTCAATTGTTCAGTGTAGCAAATTACAACCCTACTTTACTACTTCTATTTAAGCATAAATTCTATGTTTAATTGGTGTAAAATGATTATTCGTAAATAAGAATGATCAGAATTATTTGAACCGTTATatgatcttttttgtttttattttattttattttctatatgTTTTATTTGCTTCTCCTTTGAAAATTTTTAATTTGGTTTTCATAGAAATAATTTggttattttttttgtttgtttaaaATTTTTAGATTATTTggatatttttttggtttttttattttctgtatgttttatttggtttCTCTTTGAAATTTTCCAATTGGCTTTTATAGAAATAATCTGGCTATTTTTTTGATTTGTTTGTGTTATATTTTTGTATTACTTGGATAATTTTTTTTGGTTCATTTGATTTGGATCCACCGGTCATGAAGTCGTGTGTTGCTACCAAAAGAATCACTCGATTCTATCTTTTCATTCCAATCGAGTGTCAGGTGGGTCTCTCTCACTCGAGCGTTACCTGCCCTCGAAACACCCGGCAGCCAGGTAGATAGACCCAAACCCAGACACTGGCCTTAGGCTGTCTTAAACCGGAGATCTATCGGAACACCTAAATCTAAAATGAGTCtttaaaaatacatataatttttAATAGAGTATCTATATAAAAAATCTATTTTAGATGTTAAAAGAGGTATAACCTAAATTTAAGTATTCATTCTCTTTTAAAGATCTATTTACAGAAATAATTCTTTTTTAATCTAGTTATGGTAAAATAAATATTAAACTCTTTACTCGTAGCGCTTCTTACGCAGAGAATATCTTATATTTTGGGTAGAGGTGGCCCGAGACGGTCATAGGAACCTTTCGTTAAATCTCTCGCAGACATGGACCCATGGAGAGACACAGAGGGAGAGAGATCTGACAGGTGGACCAACAAAACGGTGGCCGCACGTTTCAGTGGACGCCTGACACACGAACACGCCTCACCGCCCGGGCTCGCTCGGTCGCCGGCTCCAGTGTTCCTCCCCGGCCCTCCCATCCGTCATCTTCTCTGGCGACGGTTGATTGGGATCCGCAGCGAGGAGTCCGCCGCGGCGGGGCTATTATCCTTCCCGACAGCACAAGAGGTGAGCAAGCAATCGACTCTCAAACTCTCCAATGCCCCCCAATCCCAGCGATAAATAACCACAGTTTTCTTTTTTCAGCTTCGGTCTGGTGCGGCGCCTCTGGAGATGATGGCGTCCTCGCAGGAGAAGGCCATGTCGGGTGTGCTGTGGAacgcggcggcgctgctcgatgaAATGCAGCTCATGGGAGAGACGCAGGGTGAGTGTCGCTTGCTCATGCAGAATTCTGCATTTCTTCGACGCGTTTTAGCGTGATGCGAGTTCTTTCTTCCCGGTGCTTGCTTTCCGTCAGGTGCGAAGAAGATGATCAACTCCGAGCTGTGGCACGCGTGCGCGGGGCCCCTGGTGTGCTTGCCGCAGCGGGGGAGCCTCGTCTACTACTTCCCCAGGGGAACAGCGACGCCTCGGCCGGCACCTTCGACTGCTTCCTCACGCGCAAAAAGAAGGTACTGATAACTGGGCTCCACTAGCAAAGAGATGGGGACCGACGGGAGCTGCTAGCATCATTTAGCTGGGCAGACGGGGACGTCAAGTTCTATGCTGGCACGCTGAAGTGGCGTGCCACGTCAGCGAAAATGGCAAAATATTAGTAAAGTTACTGTTTTCTCGAGCAATTTTGTAATTTGCACGATAAAGTTGGCAAACGGAGAGGCAGCCACCGTAAGAGTGGCAAATAGTTAGATATCCCCCGGGGAGTGGGTTACCTTACCCCAACCAAGCCGCGCCCCAGGTCTTATTGACTATTATGACGGTGTCAGTCTACCCATAGACACCAGCACTAGGCTTCGATCCGTCCATCTCCCCGCATTTCCATGTGTTTTAGCTGGTGCAGCAGTTGGATCATTACGAATTCATCGTCTGGGTAGTGGAGTGTTCGGCTTGACTGAatttcggcttgttcggcttatttttccaGTCGGAGCAGTGTTTCTCTGTCACAACATTCCAGCATAAACAGTGTTCCCAGCATGAACAGTAAAATTTCAGTCCAGTCGAACACTCTACTCGTCCCAAACGGGAAGATGGGTTCTCAGAGAAGCCCCATTTGACCATGACATAGAATATGTCCAATACACTGGCCAAATGACCTATTTCAAAGGCTTCCTGCATTTCTGCATGATACGCAATTCTGTCGTGTTGGTGAACACAGAGGGCCAGACATGGAGGATCTCCCGAGTGAGGGAAAATGGTGGTGGTTCTGGTTCTTCTGTCTCATTCTCAGGGCCGCTTACTTTATGTTGATAGCAATCTCGACTCAAGTGATGCCATGTCAATCTATGTTCTTGAGGATCATGACAGTGAGGAGTGGATTTGGATCTTTAAACAAAGCATCAACAAGCCAGATCTATTTGGACCAAGAATGCCAGGAAGGGTATGGGACTACTATGGGCTTGtttggcaggactgaaaaatactgttccggctgattgttgtgagagaaaaatactgttctagcaggACGTGAACAGTGATTTTGTGAGGGTCAGAACCAGCCAGCCGGCCGGCTTAAAGCCAGCCGAACAAGCTGTACACAGCTGCGTTTCATCCAGACAGCGATTTGATCTTCTTCTATGATTGGTTAAAGAAAAGACTGGTGTCCTATGATATAAAACACAGGGATGTGCATGTCATCTGTACTCTAGAAGTGCCCTATTTTGAGTTTCTACCAACAGAAGATGTGCATTGTAAATTTTTCCCATATGTTCCGTTGTACTCAGGGGCATTACCATCATCTAGTCTCAGCTAGAAATGCTCACGACATTCAATACAAGGTCCAAATTTGGCATTGATTTCTTCAGAAGGAGCTGGTAAACTAAATTATTTTAGGGAGTTTCATGATGGAGGAACCACTTGTTGTTGCGATTAGCTTTGTTTGGTGATTCAAGAGGGTTTCGGTGCTGTTGAGGTGGAAATATGTTTGTGTCAATCTGCCATCCACAATTTATATGAGCTGCTATCAATGCTTTGGTCAATTAGCTGGCTACATCAGGCAATATCAGTGATGCATCATCTTCGCAGACATGTGCTTCTGAAGCTTCTTGACAAGAAGATTGAAATTTCAAGCATTGGTTTCAGCAGCATGGCAGATGAGGCCTTCGTGCCTTTGAACCATGCTTTCAATATATCCTATCTTCTATTTATTATGTTGGATGGGTACAAGTCTTAGACGTTACTAGTAATTCTGGATGTAATGAATTGGAAAGTAGACTACCTGTTAAGAGTCTTTATGTTTTCTTGTTTATCTGCCTTTGTTATTCCACTTGTTTGGTGCTGTATAATTCCTAATTTAGTAACTATTCTGAGTGCACTTGGAGCAACTTGTTATTATATTTGTGGCAATGCAATGTGTGGTTTTATTATGATGTACCTGCATTTTTTTTGTTGCTAACCGCAGATCTTGGTCAAATTTCTTAGCTATTTGAAATGATATTGATATGGGTCTGGTGGTGATACCATTGTCTGGTTGTTTTGCAAACAGTGAGGCATGCTAGCGTTTTGGCTTTAACAAACAGCAATGGGCAATTATGGATATGGCTGGCATTTGAAAGTGTGGTTACTTCAGGGAATCTCATTGAAGAAACCACTTACTGATGGCTTTGGCTAATTAACCATTGACTGGCATGATGGAATCTGTAGGATCAACATTTTTTGGTCAGCTGGctgcacaacaacaacaacaacaaagcctttaagtcccaaacaagttggggtaggctagagttgaaacctagcagaaacaatcaaggttcaggcacgtgaatagttgttAAAGATTGAAGTAGAATTTTCTTGAAATTCGGGTTCTTAAGGATTAAGATAAGCGAATACCGAACAGTGAGTTTTGAAACACCATTTGAAGTGTTGTGACAGAGGAGCACTGATTGCCTTTGAATTCAGCTGACCTTATATTTTAATATGAGATTTATTATGTGGCCATGCCTATTAAGAGGGAATGGTTTCTTGTATTCTCCACCTTTTATATGCAGAATTTATTCAATGCTATTAATTTCAGTTTTAGTAACTAGCTTACTAGCCTGATTCCATTTGGAACATGCAGTACCAAGAGCAATCGTGGAAGTGTATTTGTGGGAATGCAAACATTTAGTTTAATTTCCATTTTGTTGTGTATCACCATGtctgaagggcaggcctggtgcagtggtgagagctgtctcactgagtcaccagctCGCGTGTTCGAAGTagcctctccgtagattttgcgggggaaggcttgcctcaggTTTTCCCTTCCcaagaccccactcatgtgggagcctccggcactgggtctgcccctttTGTGTATCACCATGTCTGGTTGATTAACTGCAATGTATGTTTAAATTCGTTTATTTTTTGAAATGGTGTTCATGGATTTAAACTTTTTTGTTCGAGTGAACTATAGCATAACTGAATTCGTTGTGCTAAGTGCTAACTCAGTGGACGAATacacctctttggctttaggAAACAATAGTGGCAATTGGGGAGACGATATAATGCCAACATTTTTTGAAGAGTTGTTACTACAGGGATCCTGTTGAAGGAACCTGACAGTACATTAGAAAAAGATTGTGCTGAAACTGAGAATAAAGGTGGTTTGTTGTCCTATTTTGTACTATCAATCAGGCTTTCCTGGTCCCTACTGCTCTTGTTATGTCCAGCATCATCAAGCAGTTCCCATGGGTACCTGCATTTTTTGTTTTCCAAGTGTTTTGAGTAGGCAAAGACTGAACGCAAGGCACCCACCATTCAAGGTTGAAGTTGTACCGAGTTTCTTGTTGCCTCTCGCCAACTATGGTAATTTGCAATACTCCCTTTCACAGTTTCTCCTTTGATCCGAAATTCTCTCTGTATTCAGCTTAGCCGCCTTGAGtagagatggcaacgggtacGGCCACCCCATCCCCGTCCGCGCGGGGTGAAAATTTTCCCATCCCCAACCCCGCTAAGACTCATGGGGGACATTTTCTTCCCATCCTCGTTCCCTGCGGGGAATACATACCCAACGGGGATCCCCATCCCCGGTACATGATGAAAGAACAACTGCTCAAATTAACAATCCAAAAGTGtataaaatacaaaaaaaaactcATCTTGCAACAACATCAAACAAGATTGTAAAATAGTTTACAGATCACAAATCCCTTTTAGGCTTCGTTTGGCAACCTATGAAAGTGtataaaatattaaaaaaaactcATCTTGCAACAACATCAGACAAGATTCTAAAATAGTTTATAGATCACAATTCCCTTTTAGGCTTCGTTTGGCAACCTATGGTTAGGCGTGGAATGGAGAGCAATCCCGGTCATCCATGGAATGAGACTCACGTGTGGGAGGGCATCCCTCCTCGGCTGAAGATGCATTTGGCAACAAGGTAATAAATAGCGGATGGCAGGTCTATAGCGGATTGACTTCTACATCGTGGGTTGCAGATAGCGGGCGCTATAGTGGACGCTAAGTTCCAATAACATTGTCCCATAATCTCATATAATTGAGTTATATGTATACCTTAAAAAATGACTTTCTTATGCattaacaaatcaactaaataCAAATAAAATGATAGACTAATAAACATATAACTGAAATAgtataaatatatatttaattctATTCGAAGAGTTGATTGTCGACCAAATATATCTTAAATTAAGAATGAACTAGTTTTGTTCTGGACTTGGCCGCTATAGTAGCTTGATGCGTCAAATAGCGGGTGCTAAGTTCCAAACCGCTATATCCAAGCCGTTACGTCATAGCGGTAGTGGTAAGGGGCTGACCGCTATTGTGGTCGCTATAGCAGCCGCTACAAACATTGTGGGGTACTAGTTGCCTAGACCGAAGGTTAGTGTAGAGGCAGATGTTATCAAATTACCAGGTCTTGCATCATCTTTAGAAATTAATTCTGCTAAGAAAAAGGATACTTTGTTTGTTTGGTGGTTTTATCTGAATTAGTGGTAGTTCCATTAATAAATTCCCTATCCTCTGCAGTTTATTACTCTATTCAGTTTGCACAATGTAAATTAAATTGCAGCATGCCAAATTCCCTCTAGTTTACAGTTTACTCTTTTCACTTGTAGTTCTAACAGAACAAGTAGTTTCCTTGCGCAAACTGATCatgtttttttttggttttaAGTAATTAATTAGCTAATCATTTCATTGCATGGTCAATCTCTTTGCTAGGGCATTCTATTCTGTTTTATTTGTTAGTAATGATCCTTTCTCAGATTGTCTCGGACTGCTTGTGTGTGTATTCAGCTGTAGCTGCTAGTATTGCATCTGCAATTTAATTTACATTGATTTTTTCTATATAGTCTTGCTTTTGTTGTAAGCATGATCTGAACGTTTCTTCTAAAACTAAATTAACTACAGTGATCGACATTTCGTGCCAGGATAGGTAAAGGCATCAGGTGTAAGTCGTCCAGGGTAACTAATTTAACTTTGGTCGGAGCAAATTGTTGGTGATAAGATAAACAGGGGAGATACAAGGGTGTTTGTTAATTTTCTCTTTTGG
Proteins encoded in this region:
- the LOC136503221 gene encoding uncharacterized protein, giving the protein MDPWRDTEGERSDRWTNKTVAARFSGRLTHEHASPPGLARSPAPVFLPGPPIRHLLWRRLIGIRSEESAAAGLLSFPTAQELRSGAAPLEMMASSQEKAMSGVLWNAAALLDEMQLMGETQGAKKMINSELWHACAGPLVCLPQRGSLVYYFPRGTATPRPAPSTASSRAKRSRSSVSLSQHSSINSVPSMNSKISVQSNTLLVPNGKMGSQRSPI